The genomic region CCAAAAGGGCGGCAACGTCGCGCTTTGCCTTCCAGATGATCTGCTGCGCTTCCAGGTATCCCTTTTCCTTGGCGTCCTTCACCATTTGGGCCGCCTCCTCGCTTCTGTCCACCAGGTTGCGCTCGGCGCGGGCGACCTTTTCCTCCCTCTCCGCCATGTCCGCCAAGGCGCCCTCCAGTTGGGCCCTCTTCTCCTTCAGGTCGCGCAAAAGGGCGTGGAAATCGGCCTCCATGGTCCCGATCATACCCCGGGCGAAGCGCACCACGCGCTCGGGAAGCCCGTAGCGGCTGGCGATCTCGAGGGCGTGCGATTCGCCGGGTTCCCCGACCACCAGCCGGTAGAGCGGCGCCAGCTTGTCGCGGTCAAACGCCATGGCGGCGTTCACCATCCCCTGTTCGCGCTGCACGAAGCCGATGATCTCGGTCAGGTGCGTGGTGGCGACGACGAGCGCCCCCTGGTTCTGCAGCTCTTTCAGGACGGCGCAGGCGATGGCCGCCCCCTGGCCCGGCTCGGTGCCGGTTCCCAGCTCGTCCAGGAGCACCAGCGCGCCCTGGTCGGCCTCCTCGATGATGCTGGAGATCTTCGAGATGTGGGCGGAGAAGGTCGAGAGGCTCTCCTCTATCGACTGCTCGTCCCCGATGTCCACCAGTATGCTCCGCACCAGGGGGAGCACGGTGCCGGGAAGCGCAGGGACCGGCATGCCGCAAAGTGCCATGACGCTGAGAAGCCCGGCGCTCTTGATGGCGATGGTCTTGCCGCCGGTGTTGGGGCCGGTGACCACCATGACCCGGTTCTCTGCGGCAATCTCCAGGTCGAGGGGTACCACCTCCTTACCCAGCAGGGTGAGGATCGGGTGGCGCGCAGATTTCAGCAGTATGGCAGGGGTGGCCGAGATCACCGGGGTTTCGCACTTGAGCTTGTCGCTCAAGGCGGCGATGCAGTTGAGGATGTCCAGGCGCACCAGCGCCTCGAACTGCTCCTGGATCTGCTCGGCGTCCTCGCGGATCCAGTTGCAGATCTGCCTGACGATCCTGATCTCCTCGGCCCTCTCGTCGGCTACCAGGTTCTCCAGCTCGTTGGCAAGACCGATGATCTCCAAGGGCTCCATGAACGCGGTCTCGCCCGAGTTGGAGACGTCGTGCACGACGCCTGGAACCATTCCCTTCGAGTCCATGCGCACCGGGATGACCCAGCGACCGGACCTCTGGGTGATGAAGTCGTCCTGCAGGAAGATGGCGGTGTGGCGCTCGCGGACGATCTCCTCCAGCCTCTTCTTGATGCGGGCGGTGAGCCCTTTCTTGCGGCCGCGGATGTCCGCCAGGAGTCTCGACGCAGTGTCGAGGATCTCACCTTCCTCGTTGACCGTGTGCTCCAGCGGGTTCAAGAGGTCCGGGAAACCGGTGACGGAGCCCGCCTGCGAGAGAAGCAGCGGGATGTCGGTGCGAAAGCCAAGCTGCGCGGCGATGGCGCCCATCACCCGCAGCGTCGGGATGAAGCGCTGCAGCTCCAGCGGCGAGATGACGGCGCCGGTCGGGCGGACCGCTTTCACCTGCGGGGTGATGTCCTCGAACTCAGAGAGCTTTAGCGCTATGCCGAGCCGGGTGAGCTTGCGCACCTCTTCGACGAGCCCTAGGCGGAGCTCGATCTCCTGCCGCTCTGCCAGAGGTTTTAAGGATAGCGCCCCGAGGTGGGAGGCGTCGCAGTGTGCATAAGAGGCGACCGTATCGAGTATCTTGTCGAACTCCAGCCGCTTGAGTGTATCGGTACTGATCATCTAAATGACTCCGGGGGTAGCAAGGGTAGATTGAAACTGGGGCAAATTTACCCACCAAGCGTTGCACGAGACCTTACGTTCCCCCCTTTGCGAAGGGGGGACAGGGGGGATTTGCTTTTCCTGCTAATCAAAATTACAAAAACCAAGCTACTGGACTGAAAAGCCGCTCCAGTACGCGTACCGACCATCCGCGCTTTTCGTGCTCGTGCAGGACGATGCGGCGGGCGCCGGCCAGGTCGAATTCCAGCATCTGCTCAACCTGTGCGCCGAAATTCTGGCTGTCGACGACGACGTTCAACTCGTAGTTGCGGTGGAAGCTCCTGAGGTCCATGTTGGCGGAGCCGACCATGGTCCAGCTGCCATCTATGAGCAGCACCTTTGCATGCAAGACGGCGGAGTTCATCTCGCAGATCTCGATGCCGTTCTTCAGTAGCTGTGCGTAATAGGTCCTGCTGACCAGGCGCACCAGCGGGACGTCGCTTTTGTGAGGCAGGAGCAGCCGCACCCTCACGCCGCGCCCCGCCGCACGCAAAAGCGAGCGGATCACCCGGGGACCTGGGACGAAGTAGGGGTTCGCTATGGTGACGCTCTCGGAGGCGCCGGCTATGGCGACGCGGAAGGCGCTCCTGATGAAGCTCCGCTTGTGGTGCGGGCCGCCGTTGATCACCATGACCTTCGCGTCCCCGGCCACCTCCGGCCGCGGGCCGGGATCGCAGCCGGTGGGGGCGCTGCCGCACTCCCCTGTCCAGGTCTCCTGGAACAGCCTCAAAAGCTCCAGCCCCACATCCCCTTCGATGCGCAGGCCGACGTCGCGCCACTTGGTACGCTTCTTCCCGAGGCCCGAATAGACGTTGGCGATGTTCATGCCGCCGGTGAAGACGCACCAACCGTCGATGACCGCGAGCTTTCGATGGTCCCTCTTGTCGAACCAGGCGAGTCCTTTGCGGAAGGGGGGAGGGTTGAAGGCCCGGCAGCAGACCCCCCCCTTTGAAAGCCTCTTGAAGAAGGCGGCGGGGGTGTCGAAACAGCCGATGTAGTCGTACAAAAGGTAAACCCGCACCCCCCGGGCCGCCGCGGCCAGGAGCGCCTCCGCCATCAGGCGGCCGGTCTCGTCGTCGGCAACGGTGTAAAACTCAAGACAGATGCTGGTCGTGGCCTTGGGGATCGCGTCGAAGAGGGCGGGAAAAAAGTCTGAGCCGTAACGATACAGCGTGGCGCGGTTGCCACCAAAGGAAACAGCCTCCGTGTTCCTCCTGAAGAAGTCGAAGAACTTCTTCGTTTGGAACAGCAACTGCTTTCTTTTTCGCCGGATGCTGGTCATCGTTAGCGAGCCTGCCTTTCCTATAAGCGAAGAAGCGCGGAAATAACGTCGATGGCATTACTTCCGCGCTTCAGGTATTGCGGCTAAGAAGTCGCTCTGTTAGACGGCGACTACTTCCTTGATGCCGGGAACCTTGTCTTTGATGGTTCTTTCGATCCCCATCTTGAGAGTCATGGTGGACATGGGGCAGTGGCCGCAAGCACCGACGAGGCGCACTTTGACAATGCCGTCTTCCGTAACTTCAACAAGTTCCACGTCGCCGCCGTCTGCCTGCAGTGCGGGACGGATTTGTTCCAGAATTGCTTTTACTTCTTCGGTCATTTACTCCTCCAATTGGTCTGGGTTAGCAACAGGAACGAGTTTATAGGATTTTTTCGCGAAATGCAAAGAAAGGTGTGTCTAATACTCCCTCCCCCAGCGAACTCAACCCTTGCCGTGTACGCCCGGTGTGGTGAGCGGGAAGGGCGCCAGTACCTGGTCCAGTTCCGCCTCGGTCAGTATGCCGCGCTCAAGTATCACCTGTCTGATGCTCTTGCCGCTTTTGGCCGACTCCTTGGCGACCTCGGCCGCCGCAGCGTAGCCGATGCTGGGCGCGAGCACGGTGGCAAGCCCAACCGACTGGTCCAGGTAGTTGCGGCAGCGTTCCTCGTTGGCGCTGATGCCGGCGACGCATAAGGTGGTGAACTGATGCACCACGTTCTTCAGTATCTCCAGTGAGAAGAGCGTGTTGAAGGCGATCACCGGCATCATCACGTTCAGCTCCAACTGCCCCGCTTGCGCAGCCATGGCGACGGTCAGGTCCGCGCCGACCACCTGGAAGCAGACCATGGTTGTCACCTCCGGCATGACCGGGTTCACCTTCCCCGGCATGATGGAGGAGCCGGGCTGCATCGCCGGGAGGTTGATCTCGCCCAAGCCGGTCCTTGGCCCCGAGGAGAGAAGCCTTAAGTCGTTGGCGATCCGGATCAGGTTGAGAGCGGTTCCCTTCAGGGCGGAGCTGAGCGCGACGAATGGGTCCATGTTCTGCATCCGCTCGACCAGGTTCCCGCCACGGCTGACCTCCTGCCCGGTCTCGCGGGCGAGCCCCAGCACGATTTCGTCGATGAAGGCCTCCTCCGCATTCAAACCGGTGCCGACCGCCGTCCCGCCGATGCCCAGCTCCCTCAGGGCGGGAAGGGCCCGCTCGATGCCGGCGCGGTTGTTCGCTATGGCCTTGCCATAGGCGGCGAACTCCTGCCCCAGGCGGATGGGGACCGCGTCCTGCAAATGCGTGCGCCCGGACTTGAGTATCCCGTCGAACTCCTTACCCTTCTGCTCAAAGGCAGCGGAAAGGGCGGAAAGTTCCGTCATCGTCTGCTCGGCCAGTTCCAGCGCGGCAAGCCGCATCGCCGTCGGGAAGACGTCGTTGGTGGACTGGGCCATGTTGACGTGGTCGTTGGGGTTGACCCGCGAGTAGTCGCCGGGCTTGCTGCCCAGGATCTCAGCGGCGCGGTTTGCCAGCACTTCGTTCACGTTCATGTTGTGCGAGGTCCCGGCGCCGGCCTGGAAGGGGTCGACCACGAACTGGTCGGCGAACGCCCCGGAAAGGACCTCGTCTGCCGCCTTTACGATGGCGCCTCCCAACTCGGCGTCGAGCCTGCCGGTCGCCATGTTCGCCCGTGCGGCGCACTTCTTTATCCTCACCGTGGACCGGACCAGCGCGCGGTGCGGCTTCAGGCCGGAAATGGGGAAGTTGGCGACGGCCCTCTGGGTCTGGGCCCCGTAATAAGCCCCCTCCGGCACCTCTACCACTCCCATGGTGTCTTTTTCGAGTCGTGTTGCCATGTCTGCTCCTTATTTGGGGAGAGGCGGCTAGCTGAAACGCCCTTCCAGAAAATTCAGCTTCTCGGAGATCACACGCAGGTGCTCTTCCTCCTCGCGGCGCAGGGCCTCCACCATCGTTCTGCCGACGGGGTCGGTGGTCTTGCCCAGCAAATCATCGAAGTAGTCGATCCCTTTCTGCTCGATTTCCAGGGCCAGGCGCAGCGCCTCGACGTCCCCGGTCTCGAAACCTACTGGGGGCTCTCCGCCAGGGGGGGCAAGTTCGATGGTTGAGCCTGCGTAAAAGACCCAGCTTCCGCCAGCGTCAAGAGCCTTGTAGATTTCGGCGAGCTTCAGGTAATGAGTCTCCTCGCTGTCGGCGAGCCACCTGAAGATCCTTCTGCCTTCGGGATTGAAAGTCTTGTGTGCCGCGTCTACATAGAAGTCGAACGTTTCCTTCTCCATCTCCATCCCGAGCATCAGTGCATCCAGCATAGACTTTCTACTTTCACTCATAGCGTCTTCTTCCTTTCGCCTTTTTGAGTTCTTGCCGAACGCGCAAAAGAGACACTGCCGGCATCACGTGTCAAGTATTCTAGCTGACGCGGTTTGCCAGTCAATGAGCCAATTGTTCGAGCGTCAGCAGTTCTTCAACTGTTTTGGTTTCGAAGACAGGGCAGCCGATGGATTTGGGAACGGAAAGGTCGACTTCATAGCGGTCGCCGACGAAGAGAGCTTCGGCAGGTTTAGCGTCGATCTTGGTGAGAATGTCGGTGATGAGTTTCGGGTCCGGCTTGGGAAGCCAGTAATCTTCAATGGTGAAGATATCCCGGAAAAGGCCGGTGACGCCCAGCTGGGCCATGATGCGCCCGGAGAGGTCACGGTTGTTGTTGGTATAGAGGTAGAGTTGGAAGCGGGTAGCCAAAAGCTTCAGTAGCTTTGGCACCCGCTCGTCCTTTTTCAGCAATTCTTCCGGATGTATATCGAGCGCGAACCTGCGGTGCATCTCGGGGAGGTTCCCCCCGAGCGCCACCACGGCTCGGCTCAGGGTGCCGCCGTCTCCGCTCTTGGCGCGGGCACGCTGCAGCATCGCCTCGGCCTCGGCCATCCCTACCTGCCGTAGCGCTGCCACGTAGCGGATAGCACTCTGGCTCACCTCTTCGCCCAGCCGGTCGTCCCGGTAGAGGGTCCCGTCCAGGTCGAAGACGATCGCCTTCAGGCTCTCCGGGCGCGGGAGCGGCGAGGTCACAGCCCCATCCCCCATTTCCTCATGCAGAGAAGCTGCGGGTTGTCGACCCCCTTGGACTGGATCAGCACCTTGAAGGTATCGCCCATCCCACCTTCGGGAAGCATCAGCTTCTTGAGTGCCAGCCGGTGCTTGAGGCTTTCCTGCTCGTCTTTCGCCTGCGCCTCCAGCCTGATCAGCTCCTCCATGAGCCCCGCGGAGAGAAGGAAGCGGTACTGCTCTCCGTACCACGCCTTCTTGAGCCCCGCCTCCTCGCCGTCGACGATGAGCTGGCTGAAATTGATGTGGGTCGTGATGTCCTGCTCACCCACCAGCTGGTAGGGGTTCTCGTTGGTGGAGTGCTTGTAGTAGCAAAGGAGCGTCCCGTTTCTTCGTTGCGGCGCGTACAGTTCCCCCGCGAGGTAGCCGTAGTCGATGGTGAGCACGAAGCCGCGGGTGAGCGTGGCCGCCGCCTGGGCGATCCAGCCGGAGGCTGCGAGGTTGATCTCCGCGCGCTGCCCCGGCAAAAGCGCTACATCGTACTTGCGCAGGTACTTTTCCAGTTCCGGGGTGGACGGTGGGAGCAGCCTCTCGACGAAGCCCTTGTCGTTGGCGGATACGTAGACTTCCCGCAGACCCGCCTCGGTCAGCTCCACGATGTGCACCGGCATGGCGTCGAACAGTTCGTTGGAGATGATGCAGCCGGTGAAGGAGAGCGTGCCTGCTGCGAGTTCGTCTGGGGAACTCCAGGCGAGCCTGTCGGCGTGGTGCGACAGGCGCGCGGCCTGGGCCTGCTGCAGGGAAGGTTCTTTCTCTATGAGGCGATAGGTGAGGGCGCGGTAGAACTCAGGCCTTTCCTCGCTGATGCCGTCCAGTATGTCCTGCGCCAGTTGGCCCCCGCCCGCGCCCGCCTCGGCGATGGTGAAAGAGGCGGGGGAGTCGAGCTGTTCCCAGAAGCGGCAGATCTCGCGGGCGATGAGCCGTCCGAAAGCGCTGTGGACGTTCATGCTGGTGTAGAAGTCCCCCTCAGCGCCGACCTTGCGGCCTGCCGAGGTGTAGTATCCGAGGCCCGGCTCGTACAGAGCCGCGTCCATGAAGGAAGCGAAGGTGATGTCCCCGCTGGTGCGGATGCGGTTGAGGATGATTTCGGCAAGTTTCGTAGTTGCAGCGCCATCGGCCATTGAGAGCCCTCCTGAAGCACACTTTTATATACGGAACGTCAATTCTTGTCAACGAATGCGCCCCCATTCGCCTTTGACAATGATAAGAGATGTCTATATATTGCGGGCTAATTTTAGGGCTTAGCTGGTCTGGTAGGTGCTGTCCCGCCATGTGAAACATACAACGGAGCGTCCGGATGAAAATGTCTTGGTTTATTTCTCTGTTCGTCGCGGTCATCCTGCTTTTTGGCCCCTCTTCCTCTTTCTCATCAACAAGTGGGCCAATCGGGCTTGATATAATTCAAAAATACAATTTGCATATCGTAGGCACGTCCAGCACACAGGAAATCTTCCTACCACAAAAACTGAGCGGTCCAAACTGGGGGCTCAAACAGTCTGTGTTGAAAAGGGCCGGTTTTGACTTGTCACCATATGCTGGGTCAAAGGTGTTACTTCTTAGATACGACCTTGTGGAAAAATATTATCAAACAAGTAATTTCGGGACTGGAACTTACGATATATCGCTTTGGATAGTAGCTCAAGGACACAAAGCTATAGGCGCATATGTGACTTGCAGATGGTCTGATGGCCTCATTCCCGGAGTGTTTGCTGTCAATGACCCTGGCATAAGGTTACTGAAGAATTAGGCTGCCCTACAGGGCAGGTCTAGAATCTCAACAAGCAACAAGATTTAACCCTCAGGCTTCGTGCGGCAACATAGACGTCCCCTTCGGCCTCGGAGACTATAGATTGCCGACATCCGCCCTACACCCCAAGACCGTAGAATATCTCAATCAAAGGAATCGTAATGCTAAAAGGTGGAAGCCGGATTGTTAAGAATGGGTTGCTTTTTCTGATTCTGGTGCTTTTTACCGGTTGTGCCACCAGCAGAATATCCGGAGTAGATATGGCAACCCGGGATGTCGCAGCTATTGAACGTATTTCAAGCAATCGTGGTCTCTCCGAATTGTCTGACATTGAAGGTGTCGCTCTTCTGTCGCTTGTCAATGGTGGAATGGGTGGGTTCGGCGCCACCGGCTGGTCTGCCTCGGTCTTCGTGAAAGATCCTGTCAAAAAGGAATTCGGTCCCCCCTCTTTTTTAAATGCTGCCGGTGTTACCGTCGGATTGGGCTATCTCGGAGTAAACAATGCTGATTGCCTTCTTCTTTTCAGAAAGCGTGAAGATGCCGTAGGCTTTGCAAAGAAATCGATTAATTTTAACTTCAGTAATGAGGCGAGTTTTCTGGTCTGGGGGCGAAAACAAATGACCATTTCAGATGCCGAGAGCTTCTCTGATGGAGCTGGCTTATCATTCGGATTGATCGGACTAGAATTATTACTCGGCTGGCGGCGTGATTCTCTCCACGAGGAAATGTATCAACAAGGAGCAACAGTTGACACAATTCTTTCCGGTGAAGTTGCTATACCGGATGAGCTTAAACCTGCATTGGCAAAATTAAATCTACTGATGAAAAAGGCGCAAACAATTCAGAACGCGACGGGCGTATCAGATCATCTAGCTTTATAAGTGGCTTGAGCAAGGGTGATGAGGGACGTCGTTAAGTCCAGCAAGCCCGATCTTTGCGCCATCATCTACGTCTATAAACGCTCTACCCTCCTGAGGCAGAGAACCAACCAGAGAGGTGGAGGCAGAAGGCTCAGCCGCCGCTCACGCTGAAGTCGGTTAGGATGGCAAGCCTTAGGGGTAATTGTCGGAGAGGCAGTAATAGGGGCCTACGGGATTCTTCTGATAATGAAAAGCAAGCGTGACACCTAATGAGGAGATGGGACATAGGTCACTTCTGTAACTTATGAATGTGATGTGAAACGCAAAGTAGTTCAGCGAGGAAGTTGAACACTCTTATATATGAGACGAATTCCATGTTGGTAAGGATTCAAAGATGCTCGGACCACTGAAAGCATTTGCATTTATATTCAGCTTTATGGTTGTTGGAACCATACTTAGTGAAGTTTCGTACAAAAGAAAGCCACTAGGCGAAGTAATAGCAAATTGGCGCGCGCTTTTGTTGAAGATAGTTTTGGGATTCCTAGTTCTGATGGTATCGAGCTTCTTTTACTGGAAGGTGTAGCAACATTGAAGGTCAACAGGTGGAAGATTGGCGGGAAAAAGAACTTTCGGACATTATGCTGAAGGCGCCGTGAAGCCGCTGCGGACAAGGAAACGGAGGGGACATCGATATGAAAAAGCTATCGCTATTATTATCTTTGCTCTTCACGGGTTGCGTGGGAATACCTGAAAATGTGAAACCTGTTAATAATTTCGATGTTCACAGGTATCTGGGGAAGTGGTATGAAATTGCTCGTCTGGATCATTCCTTTGAACGTGGCCTGACACGGGTCTCCGCTGAATATACGCTGCGGGAGGATGGCGGGCTGAATGTGGTAAACCGCGGCTATTCAGCTGAGAAGAACAAGTGGAAGGAAGCCGTTGGTAAGGCGTATTTTGTCGAAGAGCCGAGCAAAGGTTACCTGAAGGTATCTTTCTTCGGACCTTTTTACGGTTCGTATGTGATCATGGATCTCGACCACGACAACTACCAATATTCTCTCGTCTGCGGCCCCGACAAGTCGTACTTATGGATTCTGTCGAGAACTCCTGCAATGCAGACAGAGGTAAAAGACCGATTGGTTGCAAAGGCTGCGGCACTTGGCTTTGACCCGAGCAAGTTAATCTATGTTACACAAGACTGATCTCTCCTGTTTCGATCTCGTTTGTCTCAGGGAGGCTGAAATTCATGAATAAGCACATCGAATTGAATCAACTGGGCTGGAGCGACTGGTTCGAGGAGCAGGCGAAAGACATGGCCGTGGGCAGTATCGCCCGCGTTGCGGCTGTGGATCGAGACCAGTTGTTGCTTGTGAATGAGTCGCATACTTTCCGGGGGAAAGTGGCAGGGAGTTATCTGCACCGCCATCACCTCTCCCATGAGCTCCCCTGTGTGGGCGATTGGGTCTGCCTGGAGAAGGCGCCGGGTGACGACGTGGCCTTGGTCCGCTCCCTTTTGGAGCGAAGGACGCTGCTGCGCAGAAAGTCCGCCGGAATCAGCATCGAATACCAAATGATAGCTGCCAACCTGGACTATGTGGTGATCGTCCAGTCGTGCCACTTCGATTTCAATGTGAACCGATTGGAGCGCTACCTCGTAATGGTGCTGGATGGCGGGGCTGAGCCATGCATTCTGCTCACAAAGACGGACCTGGTTGATCCTGCTGTCGTCGCCGAGCAGATCGGCGAAATACGCTCTGCCGGTATCACCGCGCCGATACTCACGCTGAGCAATATTACGCGGGAGGGAGTGGATGAGCTGACCCGACTGTTGCTCCCCGGGAAGACCTATTGCTTCGTTGGCTCGTCGGGCGTTGGCAAGAGCACGCTGATCAACCAGTTGATCGGAAATGAAAAGCTGGAAACGAAGGCCGTCAGCGGAAGCGGGGAAGGGCGGCATACCACGGTACGGCGGGAGCTGATACGCCTGGAGTCTGGTGCTCTCGTGATCGACAACCCGGGGATGCGCGAGTTCGGCATCATGGGAGCGGCGGAAGGGTTGGAGGGGAGCCATTCCGACATCGCTGCCCTGTCATCCAACTGCCGTTTTCGGGATTGCACTCATACCGGCGAGCCCGGTTGCGCTGTCGTCGAGGCCGTGCAGTCCGGCGCACTAAGCAGGGAGCACCTGGAGAACTACCTGAAGCTCACCGAAGAGTCCGAATTCCACCAGATGTCGTACGCGGAAAAGAGAAAGAAGGATAAGGACTTCGGCAAGTTCGTCAAGTCGGTAAAAAAGGACTTAAAGTTAAAGTAGGTATATCGCAAAAGGCGTTGCACACGGATCAAATCGGAAACATCTACGGATAAACTCGGATAAACCTTAAGCATAAAAATCTGCCTTTATCCGTGTGCTTTTTGCTTTTCCGTGTGCGTTAAGAAAGGTTTGTTTTCTATGAAGGAGAACATCAAGATATTGTCAGCCATGAGGCCCTTTGCTCGCTTCACTCGCGTTTCACTGCGGGACCTCGTCTTTACCGTGCTCCCGGTACTGCTGGTGACCGCCCTCGGCATCTGCGCCGCCTACTGGTTCATGCGCCCGGCGCCGCCCAACACTCTCACCATTACGACCGGGCCGAAAGGGAGCACCTTCCAGCTCAACGCGGAAAAATACAAAAAAGCCCTGGCAAAGAAAGGGATCAAGCTCGTCATCCTGCCTTCCAATGGCTCTGTGGAGAACCTGAACCGATTGCTCAACCCGTCCTCCAAGGTAGACGTCGGCTTCGTCCAGGGAGGGCTTGCCAAGGGGAGGGAGATCGACCGGCTCGTCTCCCTTGGCAGTGTCTTCAATGAACCTCTCGCTCTTTTTTACAGCGCCAAGAAGCCCATCACCCTTATCTCGGAACTTGCAGGAAAGCGGCTGGCCATAGGCCCGGAAGGGAGCGGCACCCGGGCCGTTGCCATGGAACTTCTCAAGGCGAACGGTATAGACGCCAGCAACTCGACGCTCCTCGATATCAGCGGGGAAGCAGCTACCTGGGCCCTTATCGATGGAAAGGCCGACGCTGCTTTTCTCATGGGGGATTCCGCGACTCCCGGCGACATGCGGAGCCTCATCTGGAGTCCGGGTGTCCATCTCTTCAACTTCGTTCAAGCTGAGGCCTACTCGCGCCGCTACCAATACCTGAACCAATTGGTCATCCCGATGGGTGCCTTGGATTTCGGCAGGAACGTCCCCGCATCCGACGTTCACCTGGTGGCGCCGACCGTCGATCTCGTGGCGCGCGACACCCTCCATCCAGCGCTTTCCGACCTTTTGATCGAGGCCGCCAGGGAGGTTCACGGCCGGGCTACGCTGCTGCAGCGGGCAGGGGAATTCCCCGCCCCGGTGGAGCACGAGTATCGCCTCAGCGAGGACGCGGTAAGGTACTACACCTCCGGCAAGAAGTTTCTTTACCGTTATCTTCCCTTCTGGCTGGCGACGCTCGTGGACCGGTTCCTCGTGGTGTTCGTCCCGATCGTCGTGCTGCTCATACCCGGCCTGAAGCTTGTGCCCGCGCTCTACAACTGGCGGGTCAGATCGCGCATCTACCGCTGGTACGGCAACCTGATCGCGCTGGAGAGAACCCTTCTATCTCAGCACACGGCCGAGGAGCGGGAGGAAACCCTCAAGCGGCTCGATGAGATCGAAGCAGAGGTGAACAAGATGAAGATACCGCTGTCGTTCGCAGACCAGTTTTACGTGCTGC from Citrifermentans bremense harbors:
- the rsgA gene encoding ribosome small subunit-dependent GTPase A; amino-acid sequence: MNKHIELNQLGWSDWFEEQAKDMAVGSIARVAAVDRDQLLLVNESHTFRGKVAGSYLHRHHLSHELPCVGDWVCLEKAPGDDVALVRSLLERRTLLRRKSAGISIEYQMIAANLDYVVIVQSCHFDFNVNRLERYLVMVLDGGAEPCILLTKTDLVDPAVVAEQIGEIRSAGITAPILTLSNITREGVDELTRLLLPGKTYCFVGSSGVGKSTLINQLIGNEKLETKAVSGSGEGRHTTVRRELIRLESGALVIDNPGMREFGIMGAAEGLEGSHSDIAALSSNCRFRDCTHTGEPGCAVVEAVQSGALSREHLENYLKLTEESEFHQMSYAEKRKKDKDFGKFVKSVKKDLKLK
- a CDS encoding TAXI family TRAP transporter solute-binding subunit, whose translation is MKENIKILSAMRPFARFTRVSLRDLVFTVLPVLLVTALGICAAYWFMRPAPPNTLTITTGPKGSTFQLNAEKYKKALAKKGIKLVILPSNGSVENLNRLLNPSSKVDVGFVQGGLAKGREIDRLVSLGSVFNEPLALFYSAKKPITLISELAGKRLAIGPEGSGTRAVAMELLKANGIDASNSTLLDISGEAATWALIDGKADAAFLMGDSATPGDMRSLIWSPGVHLFNFVQAEAYSRRYQYLNQLVIPMGALDFGRNVPASDVHLVAPTVDLVARDTLHPALSDLLIEAAREVHGRATLLQRAGEFPAPVEHEYRLSEDAVRYYTSGKKFLYRYLPFWLATLVDRFLVVFVPIVVLLIPGLKLVPALYNWRVRSRIYRWYGNLIALERTLLSQHTAEEREETLKRLDEIEAEVNKMKIPLSFADQFYVLRDHIAFVRERYTKGEGGPL
- a CDS encoding lipocalin family protein: MKKLSLLLSLLFTGCVGIPENVKPVNNFDVHRYLGKWYEIARLDHSFERGLTRVSAEYTLREDGGLNVVNRGYSAEKNKWKEAVGKAYFVEEPSKGYLKVSFFGPFYGSYVIMDLDHDNYQYSLVCGPDKSYLWILSRTPAMQTEVKDRLVAKAAALGFDPSKLIYVTQD